One Lutra lutra chromosome 7, mLutLut1.2, whole genome shotgun sequence DNA window includes the following coding sequences:
- the LOC125104697 gene encoding ubiquitin-like-conjugating enzyme ATG3 — translation MEEYEESGLLETDEATLDTRKIVEACKTKTDAGGEDAILQTRTYDLYITYDKYYQTPRFWLFGYDEQRQPLTVEHMYEDISQDHVKKTVTIENHPHLPPPPMCSVHPCRHAEVMKKIIETVAEGGGELGVHMYLLIFLKFVQAVIPTIEYDYTRHFTM, via the coding sequence ATGGAAGAATATGAAGAAAGTGGATTGTTGGAAACAGATGAGGCTACCCTAGACACAAGGAAAATAGTAGAAGCTTGTAAAACTAAAACTGATGCTGGAGGTGAAGATGCTATTTTGCAAACAAGAACTTATGACCTTTATATCACTTATGATAAATATTACCAGACACCACGATTTTGGTTGTTCGGCTATGATGAGCAAAGGCAGCCTTTAACAGTTGAACACATGTATGAAGACATCAGTCAAGATCATGTGAAGAAAACAGTGACCATTGAAAATCACCCTCATCTCCCACCACCTCCTATGTGTTCAGTTCACCCATGCAGGCATGCTGAGGTGATGAAGAAAATCATTGAGACTGttgcagaaggaggaggagaacttGGTGTTCATATGtatcttctaattttcttgaAGTTTGTACAAGCTGTCATTCCAACAATAGAATATGACTACACAAGACACTTCACAATGTGA